One window of the Haemorhous mexicanus isolate bHaeMex1 chromosome 15, bHaeMex1.pri, whole genome shotgun sequence genome contains the following:
- the LOC132334062 gene encoding C-terminal-binding protein 2 isoform X2, translating into MPLAWAQSRLSGSAGAARAASDGSRVLPWRRGRRGPARPMDRHKVKRQRLDRICEGIRPPIVNGPMPARPLVALLDGRDCTVEMPILKDVATVAFCDAQSTQEIHEKVLNEAVGALMYHTITLSRQDLEKFKALRVIVRIGSGYDNVDIKSAAELGIAVCNIPSSSVEETADSTLCHILNLYRRVTWLHQALREGNRASSVEQIREVAGGAVRIRGETLGIIGLGRVGQAVALRAKSFGFNVIFYDPYLPDGVERSLGLQRVGTLQDLLMHSDCITLHCSLNEHNHHLINDFTIKQMRQGCFLVNTARGGLVDEKALAQALKEGRIRGTALDVHESEPFSFAQGPLKDAPNVICTPHTAWYSEQASIESREDAAKEIRRAITAQWSNIDPATVHPELNGAAAYRFPPGVVGVANPGLPEPPVVEGIVAHGIPPVSHSAPRTPSPGETSKLDADREIPADQ; encoded by the exons ATGCCGCTCGCGTGGGCCCAGTCGCGTCTTTCCGGTTCCGCCGGAGCGGCGCGGGCGGCGAGTGACGGGTCCCGGGTCCTTCCGTGGCGCCGAgggcggcgcggccccgcccggcctATGGACCGGCACAAAGTGAAGCGGCAGCGTCTGGACCGGATCTGTGAAG GCATACGGCCTCCTATTGTGAATGGCCCAATGCCAGCACGGCCACTGGTTGCACTCCTGGATGGACGAGATTGCACTGTGGAGATGCCCATTTTGAAGGATGTTGCTACAGTGgcattttgtgatgctcagtCAACTCAGGAAATCCATGAAAAG GTGCTGAATGAGGCAGTAGGAGCTCTGATGTATCACACCATTACCCTTTCTCGTCAGGATCTGGAGAAATTCAAAGCCCTCAGGGTCATTGTGCGTATTGGCAGTGGCTATGACAATGTTGACATCAAATCCGCTGCAGAATTAG GCATTGCCGTTTGCAACATCCCTTCCTCCTCAGTAGAGGAGACTGCTGACTCTACCCTCTGCCACATCTTGAACCTCTATCGCCGTGTTACTTGGCTACATCAGGCTCTGCGGGAAGGGAATCGAGCCTCAAGCGTAGAACAGATTCGAGAGGTAGCTGGAGGTGCTGTGCGTATCCGTGGGGAGACTTTGGGCATCATTGGACTAG GCCGAGTTGGACAGGCAGTGGCTCTGCGAGCCAAGTCCTTTGGCTTCAACGTGATTTTCTATGATCCCTATCTGCCGGATGGAGTGGAGCGATCCTTGGGTTTACAACGAGTAGGAACCCTGCAGGATCTACTAATGCACAGCGATTGCATCACATTGCACTGCAGCCTGAATGAACATAACCATCACCTCATCAATGACTTCACTATTAAACAG atgCGTCAAGGCTGCTTCTTAGTGAACACAGCCCGAGGAGGGCTGGTTGATGAGAAAGCCTTAGCACAAGCCTTGAAAGAGGGGAGAATCAGAGGAACAGCACTGGATGTGCATGAGTCTGAACCTTTCAG TTTTGCTCAGGGGCCATTAAAAGATGCACCCAATGTTATCTGCACCCCTCACACTGCTTGGTACAGTGAACAGGCTTCCATTGAATCCAGAGAAGATGCAGCTAAAGAGATCCGCAGAGCTATTACAG CTCAGTGGTCCAATATTGATCCTGCAACTGTCCACCCAGAACTCAACGGAGCTGCAGCTTACAG gTTTCCTCCAGGAGTAGTGGGAGTAGCCAACCCTGGGCTACCAGAACCACCAGTAGTAGAAGGGATTGTAGCTCATGGAATCCCTCCTGTTTCTCACTCTGCACCACGTACTCCTTCCCCAGGAGAGACAAGCAAACTGGATGCAGACAGAGAGATTCCTGCTGACCAATAG
- the LOC132334062 gene encoding C-terminal-binding protein 2 isoform X1: MPLAWAQSRLSGSAGAARAASDGSRVLPWRRGRRGPARPMDRHKVKRQRLDRICEGIRPPIVNGPMPARPLVALLDGRDCTVEMPILKDVATVAFCDAQSTQEIHEKVLNEAVGALMYHTITLSRQDLEKFKALRVIVRIGSGYDNVDIKSAAELGIAVCNIPSSSVEETADSTLCHILNLYRRVTWLHQALREGNRASSVEQIREVAGGAVRIRGETLGIIGLGRVGQAVALRAKSFGFNVIFYDPYLPDGVERSLGLQRVGTLQDLLMHSDCITLHCSLNEHNHHLINDFTIKQMRQGCFLVNTARGGLVDEKALAQALKEGRIRGTALDVHESEPFSFAQGPLKDAPNVICTPHTAWYSEQASIESREDAAKEIRRAITGHIPDALRNCVNKEYLLLAAQWSNIDPATVHPELNGAAAYRFPPGVVGVANPGLPEPPVVEGIVAHGIPPVSHSAPRTPSPGETSKLDADREIPADQ, translated from the exons ATGCCGCTCGCGTGGGCCCAGTCGCGTCTTTCCGGTTCCGCCGGAGCGGCGCGGGCGGCGAGTGACGGGTCCCGGGTCCTTCCGTGGCGCCGAgggcggcgcggccccgcccggcctATGGACCGGCACAAAGTGAAGCGGCAGCGTCTGGACCGGATCTGTGAAG GCATACGGCCTCCTATTGTGAATGGCCCAATGCCAGCACGGCCACTGGTTGCACTCCTGGATGGACGAGATTGCACTGTGGAGATGCCCATTTTGAAGGATGTTGCTACAGTGgcattttgtgatgctcagtCAACTCAGGAAATCCATGAAAAG GTGCTGAATGAGGCAGTAGGAGCTCTGATGTATCACACCATTACCCTTTCTCGTCAGGATCTGGAGAAATTCAAAGCCCTCAGGGTCATTGTGCGTATTGGCAGTGGCTATGACAATGTTGACATCAAATCCGCTGCAGAATTAG GCATTGCCGTTTGCAACATCCCTTCCTCCTCAGTAGAGGAGACTGCTGACTCTACCCTCTGCCACATCTTGAACCTCTATCGCCGTGTTACTTGGCTACATCAGGCTCTGCGGGAAGGGAATCGAGCCTCAAGCGTAGAACAGATTCGAGAGGTAGCTGGAGGTGCTGTGCGTATCCGTGGGGAGACTTTGGGCATCATTGGACTAG GCCGAGTTGGACAGGCAGTGGCTCTGCGAGCCAAGTCCTTTGGCTTCAACGTGATTTTCTATGATCCCTATCTGCCGGATGGAGTGGAGCGATCCTTGGGTTTACAACGAGTAGGAACCCTGCAGGATCTACTAATGCACAGCGATTGCATCACATTGCACTGCAGCCTGAATGAACATAACCATCACCTCATCAATGACTTCACTATTAAACAG atgCGTCAAGGCTGCTTCTTAGTGAACACAGCCCGAGGAGGGCTGGTTGATGAGAAAGCCTTAGCACAAGCCTTGAAAGAGGGGAGAATCAGAGGAACAGCACTGGATGTGCATGAGTCTGAACCTTTCAG TTTTGCTCAGGGGCCATTAAAAGATGCACCCAATGTTATCTGCACCCCTCACACTGCTTGGTACAGTGAACAGGCTTCCATTGAATCCAGAGAAGATGCAGCTAAAGAGATCCGCAGAGCTATTACAG GTCATATACCTGACGCTTTGAGAAACTGTGTTAATAAGGAGTACTTGCTGTTAGCAGCTCAGTGGTCCAATATTGATCCTGCAACTGTCCACCCAGAACTCAACGGAGCTGCAGCTTACAG gTTTCCTCCAGGAGTAGTGGGAGTAGCCAACCCTGGGCTACCAGAACCACCAGTAGTAGAAGGGATTGTAGCTCATGGAATCCCTCCTGTTTCTCACTCTGCACCACGTACTCCTTCCCCAGGAGAGACAAGCAAACTGGATGCAGACAGAGAGATTCCTGCTGACCAATAG